The Geothrix sp. DNA segment CACGGGCGACATCGGGTGCCTGGATGCCGAGGGCTACCTCGACATCACGGACCGCAAGAAGGACATGATCATCGTCAGCGGCTTCAACGTCTTCCCCAACGAGGTGGAGGCTTGCATCGCCCTGCATCCGGACGTGGCGGACGTGGCCGTGGTGGGCATCCCCAGCGAGGACACCGGCGAGGCCGTGCGGGCCTTCGTGGTGTCCCGCAAGGAGCTCTCCGTCGAGGAGATCCGCGCCCACTGCCGCAGCCTGCTGGCGAACTACAAAGTGCCGACCAGCTTCAGGTTCCTGGCGGAGATCCCCAAGAACGCCGTGGGCAAGGCCCTCCGGCGCGAGCTGCGCCTGCCCGCCGCCAGCGAGGGCTAGGAACCCTCAGCCTCGCCGGAACCGGTGCAGGATCTTCCCCGCCAGCTCCCGGGCCTCGGGATGCCCCAATCCCGCCGCCGCGATGCCGTAGGCCACGGCGCAGAGCGCCACCAGGGGCAGCAGGCGGAGCCCCAGGGCCAGGCGCGTGAAGGCGTGGGGCGCGTCCAGGGCCAGGAACCGGGCCCCGGCCCAGGCCAGCAGGCCCATGAGGACACACGCCGCGAGCGCCTTCGCCGTGGCCCGCAGCAGGGGGAGCAGGTTCAGGCCCGGCAGGCGTGGCCGCAGGCGCACCAGCAGAAGCAGCAGGCCCACGAGGCTGGAAAGCCCGTTGGCCAGGGCCAGGCCGCCGGTGCCGAGGGGTTTCAGTAGGGCGAGGCTGAGTGCGACGTTGAGGACCAGCGTAAAGCCCGCCAGGGAGGCAGGGCCGCGGTAGTCCTTGAGGGCGTAGAGGGCCTGGTTGCCCAGGCGCTGGGCGGCGACGAAGACGAGTCCCAGGGACTGGAACACCAGCGTGACGGCGGTCCAGTCCGCGGCAGCGGGTCCGTAGGCGCCGGTGCGGAAGAGCAGGGCGCAGATGGGTCGCGCGAGCACCGCCAGGCCCGCGGAGGCCGGCAGCACCAGCAGCGCCGAGGCCGAGATCGACTGGATGAGGCTGTGGTGCATGGCGGGCCAGTCCCGGGCCTCGGCCTGCCGCGAGAGTGCAGGCAGGCTGGCCGTGGCCAGACTCATGGCGAAGATGCCCATGACCATCTCGCCCATCATGCCGCTGTTGTAGAGCACGGTCTGGGCGCCGTTCGGCAGCCGCGACGCCAGCATGGTGCTGATGAGGGCATTGATGGGGTAGATGCCCGCCGCCAGCAGACCCGGGCCCATGCGCTTGAGGGCCTTGAGCACCCAGGGATCCTTCAGGTGCAGGCCGAAGGCGAGACCGAAGCCCTCCTTCCGCACGGCAGGCAGCAGCACCAGCAGCTGGAGCAGGCCGCCCGCCAGCACCGCGCAGGCACACACCATGGCCACGGTCTCGAAGGGCACCGGACCTCCGCGCTGCAGAATGCGCAGGGCCGTCCACCCGAAGGCGATGAAGGCCAGGTTCCAGAACACGGAGACCGAGGCCGCCAGGGCGAAGCGGTGGCGCAGGTTCAGCAAGCCCGCGAAGCCCGCCGTGAGACTCACCAGGGCCAGGTAGGGGAACATGATGCGGCCCAGGGTCGCGGTGAGCTGGCTCTGGGCTTCGGGCCGACCGCCCATGAGCAGGCCCGCCAGGGGCCCCATAAGGAGCAGCACGAGGGCCACGCCTCCCAGCAGGATCGCCAGGAGGGTGCCGAGGAACCTCGCCGCCACGGCCTTCAGGGCGGCCTCGCCCTCGGCGGCCTCCGCTTCCGCCAGGGTGGGCAGGAAGGCGGCCGTCATGGTGCCTTCGGCGGTGAACCGGCGCAGCAGGTTGGGCAGGCGGAAGGCCACCACGTAGGCGTCGGCCGCGGCGCCCGCGCCGAGCACGTGGCTCAGGAAGAAGGTCTGAGCCAGGCCCGTGAGCCGGCTCAGCAGGGTCATCAGGCCGACGACCCCCGCGGACCTGAGCAGACTGGGTGCGCCCGGGTCCCCGCTCATGCCTGGATCAGCAGGTCGGGGCCTGCGGGGTCTATGGCGTGCAGCACGGCCAGATGCGGAAGGAGGAGCATGGTCATGAGGATAGCCTGGGCCGGGGGTTCTCCGGGTGCCTTCTCCAGGGCACAGGGCGGTTACGATTCCGTCGAAAAGTTCCCTGGAAAAGGAGCAGGAATGCCGGATATTTCAGGCAACGCGGTTCGCCTTCGGCACTAGGATGAACACTCTCCCCGAGGTCTGGGGGTGGGCTCATGAGACGACGCAGGGAGACAGCCTTCAGTTCCACGGATCCGCGCATCGACGCGGACCACCTCGCCCTGTTCAAGCTCCTCGACCGCATGGGCACCCACCGCCGCGCCTCGGACATCGACGAGCTCAATCCCCTCCTGGACCAGCTGCTCGACCACACCTTCGACCACTTCACCCGCGAAGAGCAGATGATGCAGGCCTGGGGCTACGCCGGGACCGCCGGGCACATCCTGGAACACGAGGCCATGCGGAAGGCCTTCATCGAATCCCTGCGGCGGGTCGTCAAGGGCGACCAGGCCGTCCCCGCCTTCATCCAGCACGCCAGGGAGAGCTTCACCTACCACTTCGAGACCGCGGACATGGTCTTCATCCACTGGCTGCAGATGAACCGGCCCACGGGAACGGGGTAGAGGGTCAGACCGAAGAATTGGAGCCGCCTGCCGGAATTGAACCGGCGACCTTCTGGTTACAAATCAGATGCTCTGCCAACTGAGCTAAGGCGGCACGCAGTCAGTCTAACGGACTAGGGCCCTACCGTGGGTCGCCGGCTGGATTGCGCTTCAGCTCTTCCATGAAGGTCTCCATCCACTTGGTGGAGAAGGCGCCGGAGACGAAGTCGGGGTGGTCCATGATGCGGCGGTGCAGGGGGGCAGTGGTCTTGATGCCCTCGATGACCAGGGTGTCGAGGGCGCGGCGCATGCGGGCGATGGCCTCGGTGCGGTTGGCGCCGTAGGCGATGAGCTTGGCCACCATGGAGTCGTAGTGGGGCGGGATGACCGCGTCCTGATGCATGGCGGTGTCCACGCGGATGCCGGGGCCCCCGGGGAAGTGCAGGGCGGTGATGCGGCCGGGGCTGGGCGTGAACTTGAAGGGATCCTCGGCATTGATGCGGCACTCGATGGCGTGACCCTTCTGGACCACGTCCTCTTGGCGGAAGCTGAGCTTCTGGCCGGCGGCGATGCGCAGCTGCTCTTTGACGATGTCGATGCCCGTGACCAGCTCGGTGACGGGGTGCTCCACCTGCACGCGGGTGTTCATCTCCATGAAGAAGAAGTCGCCGCGCTTGTCCAGCAGGAACTCGATGGTGCCTGCGTTGTAGTAGCCCACGGCCTTGGCGGCGCGCACGGCGGTGTCGCAGATGCGCTGACGCAGCTCGGGCGTGAGCACGGCGCTGGGGCTCTCCTCGATGAGCTTCTGGTGGCGGCGCTGGATGGAGCACTCGCGCTCGCCCAGGTGCACCACGTTGCCGAACAGGTCGCCCATGATCTGGACTTCGATGTGGCGGGGCTCCAGGAGGTACTTCTCCATGTAGACGCTGTCATCCCCGAAGGCGCCCTTGGCCTCGCTGCGGGCCGTGTTGTAGAGGTCGGGCAGCTCCTCGGCGTTGTTGCAGATGCGCATGCCGCGCCCGCCGCCCCCGGCGCTGGCCTTGACGATGACGGGATAGCCGATCTGCTCGGCCACCACCAGGGCCTCCTCCACGGTCTCCACGAGGCCGTCGCTGCCGGGCATGAGGGGCACGCCGGCCTCGAGCATGGTGGCCTTGGCCTGGGCCTTGTTGCCCATCTTGCGGATGATCTCGGCGCTGGGGCCGATGAAGGTGATGCCGCAGGCCAGGCACACTTCCACGAAGTGCGCGTTCTCGCTGAGGAAACCGTAGCCGGGATGGATGGCCTCGGCGCCCGTGACTTCGGCGGCGGCGATGACCTGGGGGATGTTCAGGTAGGACTTCGAGGACGGCGGGGGGCCGATGCAGACTTCCTCGTCGGCGAAGCGCACGTGCAGGGCGTTGCGATCGGCCTCGGAATAGACGGCCACGGTCTGGATGCCCATCTCCTTGCAAGCCAGGATCACGCGCAGGGCGATCTCTCCGCGGTTGGCGATGAGGATCTTCTTGAAGGGGGGCGTGTCGATGGGTGCCGCGACGGCGGCAGAGGCTTTGCGTTTGATGGCGCCCATGGCTTATCCGATCCGGACCGCGAAGAGGCGCTCGCCGTACTCGACCGGCGTGCCGTTCTCCACGAGCACTTTCACGACCTCGCCCGCCACGTCGCTCTCGATCTCGTTCATGAGCTTCATGGCTTCGATGATGCAGAGGGTCTGGCCGGGCTTCACGAAGTCGCCGGGGGAGGCGAAGGGGGTGGCCGTGGGATTGGAGGCCCGGTAGAAGGTGCCGACGATGGGGCTGGTGACGTAGTGGATGCCGGGCTCGTCCACCGGGACCGCGGCGGCCTGGGGGGCTACGGGGGCAGACGGGATGTGGTGGACCTGGGGCGCCGGGGCGGCCATGACGATGGGAGCGGCCAGGGGGGCCTGGATCACGGGAGCCGGACCATCCTTGCGGATGCGGAAGCGCATGTCGCCGGCCTCGAATTCGAATTCCTGGAAGGGCTCACGGCCCACCAGGGCGATGAGGGACTTGATCTCCTCGAGCCCGATGGTCTGCACCGAAGCCTTGGCTGGGGCCTTCGCGGCAGGTGCGGCGGATTTTGACGCGGCAGGAGTGGCCTTGGTCTTGGAAGCGGGGCGGGTGGCCGCGGTTTTCTTCACGGCAGCGGACGGCTTGCGGGAGGTGCTCATCAAGGCTCCAACGATCAGGTCAGGCTGGGGAAGGGATCGAGCATACCAAACCAGGGGGGGCTGGACAGGTCACGATTCTTCTGAAGGTTCCGCCACGGGAGCCTTCTTCTTGGCCCGGGGGCCGTTTTCTTCCGGTCGGAATTCTTTGCGGGCCGCATCGAGAATGCCGTTGAGGAATTGTGTGCCCTCCTGGTCACTGAATTCCTTCACGATCTCCAGGGCCTCGTTGATGACGATGGGGAAGGGCACTTCCTTCACGAACATCAGCTCGTAGAGGCCCAGGCGCAGCAGGTTGCGGTCCACGGCGGCCATGCGGTGGATCTTCCAGTGCTCGGCGTACTTGGTGAGCACGCCGTCGATCTCCTCCATCTGGCCGTGGACCCCGTCAACCAGGCGTCGGGCGTAGTAGAAGGCGTCCCGGTTCAGATCCTGGATGGCGTAGAAACCAGCGAACACCTGATCCGGCGCGTAGCCGGTCAGGTCCATGGCGTACAACATTTGCAGGGCGTATTCACGCCCGCGACGACGAACTCCCATCTACTTCTTTCCCTTCTTGCCGCCAAGGGTGTGGGCCAGGTCCACCATCTCCAGGACGCTCTGGGCGGCTTCCCAGCCCTTGTTGCCCATCTTGGCGCCGGCCCGGTCGATGGCCTGCTCCACGCTGTCCGTGGTGAGCACACCGAAGGCCAGGGGCAGGCCGGTGTCCAGGGCCACCTGGGCGGCGCCCTTGGTCACCTCGGCGGCGATCATGTCGAAGTGCGGGGTGCCGCCGCGGATCACCGTGCCCAGCACCACGACCCCGGCATAGCGGCCGCTGGTGGCGGCGAGCTTGGCCGCCTGGGGCAGCTCGAAGCTCCCCGGGACGCGGATGAGGTCCATCTGATCTTCGGTGCCGCCGTGACGGAGGATGCAGTCCTTCGCGCCGTCGATGAGGCGCTCCACGATGAAGTCGTTCCAGCGCGAAGCCACCAGGGCGAAGCGATCGCCCTCATGCACGCGGATGTGGCCCTCAAAGATCCCCATGGGAACCCCCCGAAAGGTGGTTAAGAACTGACGAGCGTAACACAACCCGCGGCAACGGTAACTCGGAAATGGCCCGGGGCGTGCCCCGGGCCATTTCCGAGCCGGAAGGAACCTAGACCTGCACGGTGTCCGCGATCTCGCGGAAATCCGGAATCTGATCGAAGTTCATGTAGCGGTAGATGTCCTTGGCCTTGGCATCCACCACGCCGATCTGGGCCATGTACTCGGCCACGGTGGGGATCTTCCCGGTCAGGGCGCAGATGGCGGCCAGCTCGGCCGAGGCCAGGTAGACCTGGGTGTCGATGCCAAGGCGGTTGGGGAAGTTGCGGGTGGAGGTGGACACGGCCGTGCTGCCCTTGCGGATCTGGGCCTGGTTGCCCATGCAGAGCGAGCAGCCGGGCATCTCCAGGCGGGCGCCGGTGCGGCCCAGGATGCCGTAGTAGCCCTCCTGCGTGAGGATGTACTCGTCCATCTTGGTGGGCGGGGCGATCCAGAGGCGGGTGGGGATGTCGCTCTTGCCGTCCAGCAGCTTCCCGGCGGCGCGGAAGTGGCCGATGTTGGTCATGCAGGAGCCGATGAACACCTCGTCGACGGCCACGCCCGCCACCGCGGACAGAGTCTTCACGTCATCGGGATCATTGGGGCAGGCCAGCAGGGGCTCCTTCACGTCGGCCAGGTTGATCTCGATGACGGCGGCGTACTCGGCGTCGGCGTCCGGGGCCAGCAGCTCGGGCTTGGCGATCCAGGCCTGCATGGCCCGGATGCGGTTCTCCAGGGTCTCGCGGTGCTCGTAGCCGTTGGCGATCATCCACTTCATGAGCGTGATGTTGGACGTCATGTACTCGATGATCGGTTCCTTGTCCAAGTGCACGGTGCAGCCGGCGGCGGAGCGCTCGGCGGAGGCGTCGGAGAGTTCGAAGGCCTGTTCCACCTTCAGCTTGGGCAGGCCCTCGATCTCGAGGATGCGGCCGCTGAAGATGTTCTTCTTGCCCTTCTTCTCCACGGTGAGCAGGCCCTGCTGGATGGCGTAGTAGGGGATCGCGTTGACGAGATCACGCAGGGTCACTCCGGGCTGCAGCTCGCCCTTGAAGCGCACCAGCACGGATTCCGGCATGTCCAGCGGCATGACGCCCGTGGCGGCGGCGAAGGCCACCAGGCCGGAGCCCGCGGGGAAGGAGATGCCGATGGGGAAGCGGGTGTGGGAATCGCCGCCGGTGCCCACGGTGTCGGGCAGGAGCAGGCGGTTCAGCCAGCTGTGGATGACGCCATCGCCCACCTTGAGCGAGACGCCGCCGCGGTTGGTGATGAAGGGCGGCAGCTCGCGGTGGGTCTTCACATCCACGGGCTTGGGATAGGGCGCCGTGTGGCAGAAGGACTGCATCACCATGTCGGCCGAGAACTGCAGACAGGCCAGATCCTTCAGTTCATCGCGGGTCATGGGGCCCGTGGTGTCCTGGGAACCCACGGTGGTCATGTGCGGCTCGCAGTAGGTGCCGGGGCGGATGCCGGTGACGCCGCAGGCGCGTCCCACCATCTTCTGGGCCAGGGAGTAGCCCTTGCCCGTGTCTTTGGGCACGGCCGGGAGGCGGAAGATGGTGGAATCAGGCAGGCCCAGGGCCTTGCGGGCCTTGGCGGTGAGGCCGCGGCCCACGATGAGGGGGATGCGGCCCCCGGCGCGGACCTCGTCGAAGACCACGTCGGACTTCACCTTGAACTCGGCGATGACCTGGCCGTTCTTCAGGGCCTTGCCCTCATAGGGGCGCAGCTCGATGACGTCGCCCATCTCCATGCCGTTCACGTCCAGCTCGATGGGCAGGGCGCCGGCGTCCTCCATGGTGTTGTAGAAGATGGGCGCGATCTTGGTGCCCAGGCAGACGCCGCCGAAGCGCTTGTTGGGCACGAAGGGGATGTCCTCCCCCGTGAACCACAGCACCGAGTTGGTGGCGGACTTGCGGCTCGAACCCGTGCCCACCACGTCACCCACGTAGGCGATGAGGTTGCCCTTGGTCTTCAGGGCCTCCAGCTGCTTGAGGGGGCCCACCTTGCCGGGATCGTCGGGGTTGATGCCGGGGCGGGCGTTCTTCAGCATGGCCAGGGCGTGGAGCGGGATGTCAGGACGGCTCCAGGCGTCGGGGGCCGGGGACAGGTCGTCGGTGTTGGTCTCGCCGGTGACCTTGAAGACGGTGAGGGTGAGGCTCTGGGGCACCTCGGGGCGGCTGGTGAACCACTCGGCCTCGGCCCAGGACTTCAGCACGGCCTTGGCGTTGGCGTTGCCCGCGTCGGCCTTGGCCTTCACGTCGGCGAAGGCGTCGAAGACCAGCAGGGTCTTCTTGAGGCCCTCGGCGGCCAGGGTGCCGACCTGGGTGTCGTCCAGCAGGTCGATGAGGGGCTTCACGTTGAAGCCGCCCAGCATGGTGCCCAGCAGCTCGGTGGCCTTCTCGCGGGAGACCAGGGCGACCTTTTCCTTGCCGCTGGCAACATCCGCCAGGAAGGCGGCCTTCACCCGGGCGGCGTCATCCACGCCGGCCGGCACGCGGTGCGTGAGCAGGTCCAGGAGGAAGGCCTCTTCCCCAGCGGGAGGATGGGCCAGCAAATCCGCGAGCTGAGAGGTCTGGGCTTCGGTCAGTGGCAGGGGCGGGATGCCCAGGGCGGCACGTTCGGCGACATGTTGGCGATAGGCTTGAAGCACGGTCGACCCCCTGAGAGCGCCGCTGGGCGCGGTCCGAACCTCTATTCT contains these protein-coding regions:
- the murJ gene encoding murein biosynthesis integral membrane protein MurJ; the protein is MSGDPGAPSLLRSAGVVGLMTLLSRLTGLAQTFFLSHVLGAGAAADAYVVAFRLPNLLRRFTAEGTMTAAFLPTLAEAEAAEGEAALKAVAARFLGTLLAILLGGVALVLLLMGPLAGLLMGGRPEAQSQLTATLGRIMFPYLALVSLTAGFAGLLNLRHRFALAASVSVFWNLAFIAFGWTALRILQRGGPVPFETVAMVCACAVLAGGLLQLLVLLPAVRKEGFGLAFGLHLKDPWVLKALKRMGPGLLAAGIYPINALISTMLASRLPNGAQTVLYNSGMMGEMVMGIFAMSLATASLPALSRQAEARDWPAMHHSLIQSISASALLVLPASAGLAVLARPICALLFRTGAYGPAAADWTAVTLVFQSLGLVFVAAQRLGNQALYALKDYRGPASLAGFTLVLNVALSLALLKPLGTGGLALANGLSSLVGLLLLLVRLRPRLPGLNLLPLLRATAKALAACVLMGLLAWAGARFLALDAPHAFTRLALGLRLLPLVALCAVAYGIAAAGLGHPEARELAGKILHRFRRG
- the accC gene encoding acetyl-CoA carboxylase biotin carboxylase subunit, whose translation is MGAIKRKASAAVAAPIDTPPFKKILIANRGEIALRVILACKEMGIQTVAVYSEADRNALHVRFADEEVCIGPPPSSKSYLNIPQVIAAAEVTGAEAIHPGYGFLSENAHFVEVCLACGITFIGPSAEIIRKMGNKAQAKATMLEAGVPLMPGSDGLVETVEEALVVAEQIGYPVIVKASAGGGGRGMRICNNAEELPDLYNTARSEAKGAFGDDSVYMEKYLLEPRHIEVQIMGDLFGNVVHLGERECSIQRRHQKLIEESPSAVLTPELRQRICDTAVRAAKAVGYYNAGTIEFLLDKRGDFFFMEMNTRVQVEHPVTELVTGIDIVKEQLRIAAGQKLSFRQEDVVQKGHAIECRINAEDPFKFTPSPGRITALHFPGGPGIRVDTAMHQDAVIPPHYDSMVAKLIAYGANRTEAIARMRRALDTLVIEGIKTTAPLHRRIMDHPDFVSGAFSTKWMETFMEELKRNPAGDPR
- the acnB gene encoding bifunctional aconitate hydratase 2/2-methylisocitrate dehydratase; its protein translation is MLQAYRQHVAERAALGIPPLPLTEAQTSQLADLLAHPPAGEEAFLLDLLTHRVPAGVDDAARVKAAFLADVASGKEKVALVSREKATELLGTMLGGFNVKPLIDLLDDTQVGTLAAEGLKKTLLVFDAFADVKAKADAGNANAKAVLKSWAEAEWFTSRPEVPQSLTLTVFKVTGETNTDDLSPAPDAWSRPDIPLHALAMLKNARPGINPDDPGKVGPLKQLEALKTKGNLIAYVGDVVGTGSSRKSATNSVLWFTGEDIPFVPNKRFGGVCLGTKIAPIFYNTMEDAGALPIELDVNGMEMGDVIELRPYEGKALKNGQVIAEFKVKSDVVFDEVRAGGRIPLIVGRGLTAKARKALGLPDSTIFRLPAVPKDTGKGYSLAQKMVGRACGVTGIRPGTYCEPHMTTVGSQDTTGPMTRDELKDLACLQFSADMVMQSFCHTAPYPKPVDVKTHRELPPFITNRGGVSLKVGDGVIHSWLNRLLLPDTVGTGGDSHTRFPIGISFPAGSGLVAFAAATGVMPLDMPESVLVRFKGELQPGVTLRDLVNAIPYYAIQQGLLTVEKKGKKNIFSGRILEIEGLPKLKVEQAFELSDASAERSAAGCTVHLDKEPIIEYMTSNITLMKWMIANGYEHRETLENRIRAMQAWIAKPELLAPDADAEYAAVIEINLADVKEPLLACPNDPDDVKTLSAVAGVAVDEVFIGSCMTNIGHFRAAGKLLDGKSDIPTRLWIAPPTKMDEYILTQEGYYGILGRTGARLEMPGCSLCMGNQAQIRKGSTAVSTSTRNFPNRLGIDTQVYLASAELAAICALTGKIPTVAEYMAQIGVVDAKAKDIYRYMNFDQIPDFREIADTVQV
- the accB gene encoding acetyl-CoA carboxylase biotin carboxyl carrier protein; this encodes MSTSRKPSAAVKKTAATRPASKTKATPAASKSAAPAAKAPAKASVQTIGLEEIKSLIALVGREPFQEFEFEAGDMRFRIRKDGPAPVIQAPLAAPIVMAAPAPQVHHIPSAPVAPQAAAVPVDEPGIHYVTSPIVGTFYRASNPTATPFASPGDFVKPGQTLCIIEAMKLMNEIESDVAGEVVKVLVENGTPVEYGERLFAVRIG
- the ribH gene encoding 6,7-dimethyl-8-ribityllumazine synthase; this encodes MGIFEGHIRVHEGDRFALVASRWNDFIVERLIDGAKDCILRHGGTEDQMDLIRVPGSFELPQAAKLAATSGRYAGVVVLGTVIRGGTPHFDMIAAEVTKGAAQVALDTGLPLAFGVLTTDSVEQAIDRAGAKMGNKGWEAAQSVLEMVDLAHTLGGKKGKK
- a CDS encoding bacteriohemerythrin, with product MRRRRETAFSSTDPRIDADHLALFKLLDRMGTHRRASDIDELNPLLDQLLDHTFDHFTREEQMMQAWGYAGTAGHILEHEAMRKAFIESLRRVVKGDQAVPAFIQHARESFTYHFETADMVFIHWLQMNRPTGTG
- the nusB gene encoding transcription antitermination factor NusB, whose product is MGVRRRGREYALQMLYAMDLTGYAPDQVFAGFYAIQDLNRDAFYYARRLVDGVHGQMEEIDGVLTKYAEHWKIHRMAAVDRNLLRLGLYELMFVKEVPFPIVINEALEIVKEFSDQEGTQFLNGILDAARKEFRPEENGPRAKKKAPVAEPSEES